The proteins below come from a single Deltaproteobacteria bacterium genomic window:
- the moeB gene encoding molybdopterin-synthase adenylyltransferase MoeB has translation MAKTFKELMEEARQAVPEWGIDEVRSRLSNGGGYTLIDVREREEYREGHLHGAVSLPRGFLEIRAEEAVPDKDAPIIAYCAGGTRSLLAAKQLREMGYAKVISMTGGYSAWKGAGYPWEQDFQFSKEQLNRYSRHFILPEVGEKGQAKLLESKVLLIGAGGLGSPSAFYLAAAGVGTLGIVDNDVVDMSNLQRQILHTNDRVGVSKVESARLTLNALNPDVKVIGYQDRLSSENILEIIKDYDVIVDGCDNFPTRYLVNDACVMTGKPNVHGSIFQFEGQASVFYPHRGPCYRCLFPEPPPPGAAPSCQEAGVLGVLPGLVGTVQALETIKLLLGIGKPLIGRMIYFDTLSMELRIHKLRKDKNCPVCGPNPTVTKLIDYEEFCGLRGGHAADAPPAGAHASA, from the coding sequence ATGGCGAAAACGTTTAAGGAATTAATGGAAGAAGCCCGGCAGGCCGTGCCTGAGTGGGGGATCGACGAGGTGCGGTCGCGCCTATCGAATGGCGGCGGGTACACGTTGATCGACGTGCGCGAGCGCGAGGAGTATCGCGAGGGGCATCTGCACGGTGCCGTCTCGCTGCCGCGTGGCTTCCTCGAAATCCGCGCCGAAGAGGCCGTGCCGGACAAGGATGCACCGATCATCGCCTACTGCGCCGGTGGGACACGGTCGTTACTGGCGGCCAAACAGCTACGCGAGATGGGCTACGCGAAAGTGATCTCGATGACCGGCGGCTACTCCGCGTGGAAGGGCGCCGGCTACCCCTGGGAACAGGACTTCCAGTTCAGCAAGGAACAGCTCAATCGCTACAGCCGCCACTTCATCCTGCCTGAGGTCGGTGAAAAGGGGCAGGCCAAACTGCTGGAATCGAAGGTGCTACTCATCGGCGCGGGCGGACTGGGATCACCCTCCGCGTTCTATCTCGCCGCCGCCGGTGTCGGCACGCTTGGCATCGTCGACAACGACGTGGTGGACATGAGTAACCTCCAGCGCCAGATTCTCCACACCAACGACCGCGTCGGCGTGTCGAAGGTGGAGTCGGCGCGCCTCACGCTCAACGCGCTGAACCCCGACGTGAAGGTGATCGGATACCAGGATCGGCTTTCGTCGGAGAACATCCTCGAAATCATCAAAGACTACGACGTGATCGTCGATGGCTGCGACAACTTCCCGACTCGCTACCTGGTCAACGACGCGTGCGTGATGACCGGAAAGCCCAACGTGCATGGCAGCATCTTTCAGTTCGAAGGCCAGGCCTCGGTGTTCTATCCGCATCGTGGACCGTGCTACCGCTGCTTGTTCCCAGAGCCACCGCCGCCGGGCGCCGCGCCGAGTTGCCAAGAGGCCGGCGTCTTAGGTGTACTTCCGGGGTTGGTCGGTACCGTGCAAGCGCTTGAGACCATCAAACTGCTCCTCGGCATCGGCAAGCCGCTCATCGGGCGGATGATTTACTTCGATACGCTCAGCATGGAACTGCGTATCCACAAGCTGCGCAAGGACAAGAACTGTCCCGTCTGCGGTCCCAACCCGACGGTGACGAAGCTGATCGACTACGAGGAGTTCTGCGGCCTTCGCGGTGGCCACGCAGCAGACGCGCCACCCGCCGGCGCGCACGCGAGCGCGTAG
- a CDS encoding rubrerythrin: protein MAKALKGTKTHENLKGAFAGESQANRRYLYFARRADIEGYPDVGGLFRDTSEAETGHAFGHLDFLKEVGDPCTGVPIGDTEKNLKSAVEGETYEYTEMYPGFAKTARGEGFDEIAEWFETLARAEKSHAGRFQKGLDSLSL, encoded by the coding sequence ATGGCCAAGGCTCTGAAGGGAACCAAGACGCACGAAAATTTGAAGGGCGCGTTTGCGGGCGAATCGCAAGCGAATCGCCGCTATCTGTACTTCGCACGGCGCGCGGATATCGAGGGTTACCCCGACGTTGGGGGATTGTTCCGCGATACGTCGGAAGCCGAAACTGGCCACGCGTTCGGCCACCTCGACTTCCTCAAGGAGGTCGGAGACCCCTGCACCGGCGTGCCGATCGGTGACACCGAAAAGAATCTCAAGTCGGCGGTCGAAGGCGAGACCTACGAGTACACCGAGATGTATCCCGGGTTCGCGAAGACTGCGCGAGGCGAAGGCTTCGACGAGATCGCCGAGTGGTTCGAAACTCTGGCGCGTGCCGAGAAGTCGCACGCCGGCCGCTTCCAGAAGGGATTGGACAGCCTGTCCCTGTAA
- a CDS encoding urate hydroxylase PuuD, with translation MEYLDGLFRWLHVLAGIVWIGHLYFFNFVNGPFAATMDAETKKKVVPELMPRALYWFRWGAVWTWGTGVLLLLLVYYHSNLVFKDMQSNWGLPAFIMIAVTFLGVFAYDILYKGPLKDLQKGFIGGVILATVVVCLMAWFAGFSYRGYAIHLGAMFGTIMAFNVWFRIWPSQQKIITAVKNGEAPDAALVALAGLRSRHNTYMSVPLVFMMVSQHVPSAASPLIVAAIVPIGFGLVYHLYDRAPKVKGF, from the coding sequence ATGGAATATCTGGATGGACTGTTCCGTTGGCTCCATGTGCTAGCCGGGATCGTTTGGATTGGGCACCTCTACTTCTTCAACTTCGTGAACGGCCCGTTCGCGGCCACCATGGACGCGGAGACCAAGAAGAAGGTCGTACCTGAGTTGATGCCGCGCGCCCTCTATTGGTTCCGCTGGGGCGCGGTGTGGACGTGGGGGACCGGCGTACTGCTGCTGTTGCTGGTCTACTACCACTCGAATCTCGTGTTCAAGGACATGCAGTCCAACTGGGGTCTGCCGGCGTTCATCATGATCGCGGTGACATTCCTCGGCGTGTTTGCCTACGACATCCTCTACAAGGGTCCACTCAAGGACTTGCAGAAGGGCTTCATTGGAGGCGTGATCCTCGCGACTGTGGTCGTGTGCCTGATGGCATGGTTCGCCGGGTTCAGCTACCGGGGCTACGCGATTCATCTCGGCGCGATGTTCGGCACCATCATGGCCTTCAACGTCTGGTTCCGCATCTGGCCGTCGCAACAGAAGATCATCACGGCGGTCAAAAATGGGGAGGCGCCAGACGCGGCGCTGGTCGCGTTGGCGGGCTTACGCTCCCGCCACAATACCTACATGTCGGTGCCGCTGGTGTTCATGATGGTGAGTCAGCACGTCCCTTCGGCTGCGAGTCCGCTGATCGTGGCGGCGATCGTTCCGATCGGTTTTGGCCTCGTTTATCACCTCTACGACCGCGCACCCAAAGTGAAAGGTTTCTAG
- a CDS encoding transcriptional repressor, which produces MKAAHPETPRSSSARRTRQLDATYDVVQAAHDHPAAEQVHERVRRRLRRVSLGTVYRNLQKLAAEGRIRIVELGPRRTRFDGRLDEHEHFMCDACGSISDLPTNAGNLAGAAHLRRAGFGIDRHTLTFFGLCPACRRAHE; this is translated from the coding sequence ATGAAGGCCGCGCACCCCGAGACTCCGCGAAGCTCCAGCGCACGGCGCACGCGCCAGCTCGACGCAACCTATGACGTGGTACAGGCGGCACACGACCATCCGGCGGCCGAGCAAGTGCACGAGCGTGTGCGCCGGCGGCTACGCCGTGTCAGTCTCGGGACGGTCTACCGGAATCTTCAAAAACTGGCGGCCGAGGGTCGCATCCGTATCGTCGAACTCGGGCCGCGCCGTACCCGCTTTGATGGACGACTCGACGAGCACGAACACTTCATGTGCGACGCCTGCGGGTCGATCAGTGATCTGCCGACGAACGCCGGGAATCTGGCGGGCGCGGCACACCTCCGCAGAGCCGGATTTGGTATCGACCGCCACACGCTTACCTTCTTTGGGCTCTGTCCCGCGTGCCGACGAGCTCACGAGTGA
- a CDS encoding NAD(P)/FAD-dependent oxidoreductase codes for MECQYVLIGNSAATLAAIDSIRKFDRVGKIVLLNREHGTAYSRVALPYFVAGEMALDELLIRQRPDYERAGVELMEDATVTSIDASAKQIVLADGRRVRYGKALIATGSECSVPPIHSLDTVPHHYLWTLDDAKRMKAAAEKAQTAVVIGGGFIGMLAAEALRKLNIRLTIVEMAPQLLPQLLDSEGGKRFGQAVKDEGVTVRIGSLVEAVAPTADKIEVSLKGGESIAADMIAVAAGVRPNIGALTGGPCALNTGVVVDEFLQTDCTDIYAAGDVAEVNDFLSDAKTIHAIWPTAVDQGRVAGSNMAGKRLAYPGSLGMNVVELFNVTLAELGRFREGPTDDVKLLGGSEGLYRKLVVDKDGTLVGAMYLGDENGVAEMGVIHGMIKRRAQWREFADYQLPRFTYATTIHGRNRVVPRAAHGSPR; via the coding sequence ATGGAATGTCAGTACGTTCTGATTGGCAACAGCGCCGCCACGCTGGCGGCGATCGATTCCATTCGAAAGTTCGATCGAGTCGGTAAAATCGTGTTGCTCAACCGCGAACACGGTACCGCGTACTCGCGCGTCGCGCTGCCGTACTTCGTTGCGGGGGAGATGGCGCTCGATGAGTTACTGATCCGCCAACGCCCGGACTACGAGCGCGCCGGTGTCGAGTTGATGGAGGACGCGACGGTCACCAGCATCGATGCCAGCGCCAAGCAGATCGTCCTCGCCGATGGGCGGCGAGTTCGCTACGGTAAGGCGCTGATTGCGACCGGGTCGGAGTGCAGCGTACCGCCGATCCATAGCCTCGACACGGTTCCGCATCACTATCTGTGGACCCTCGACGATGCGAAGCGCATGAAAGCCGCGGCCGAGAAGGCGCAGACGGCCGTTGTCATCGGCGGGGGTTTCATCGGCATGTTGGCGGCCGAAGCGCTTCGCAAACTCAACATCCGCCTGACCATCGTCGAGATGGCGCCGCAATTGTTGCCGCAACTGCTCGACAGCGAAGGCGGCAAGCGCTTCGGGCAAGCCGTGAAAGACGAGGGGGTAACGGTCCGGATCGGCTCGCTCGTCGAAGCCGTCGCGCCGACGGCGGACAAGATCGAAGTGTCGCTCAAGGGCGGCGAGTCCATTGCCGCCGATATGATCGCGGTTGCCGCGGGCGTGAGGCCCAACATTGGCGCGCTCACGGGTGGTCCGTGTGCGCTGAACACGGGCGTCGTGGTCGACGAGTTCTTGCAGACCGATTGCACGGATATCTACGCGGCCGGCGATGTTGCCGAAGTGAACGACTTCCTCTCGGATGCGAAGACGATTCACGCGATCTGGCCGACCGCCGTGGACCAGGGCCGCGTCGCGGGCAGCAATATGGCGGGCAAGCGGCTCGCGTACCCCGGCAGCCTCGGGATGAATGTCGTCGAGTTGTTCAACGTCACGCTCGCTGAACTCGGCCGCTTTCGCGAAGGCCCGACGGACGACGTCAAGCTGCTGGGCGGCAGTGAGGGGCTGTACCGTAAGCTGGTTGTGGACAAGGACGGAACGCTGGTCGGTGCGATGTATTTGGGCGACGAGAATGGTGTGGCCGAGATGGGCGTGATTCACGGGATGATCAAACGGCGCGCGCAGTGGCGCGAGTTCGCCGACTATCAGCTGCCGCGCTTCACGTACGCGACCACGATCCATGGGCGTAACCGTGTGGTGCCCCGCGCCGCGCACGGATCGCCGAGGTGA
- a CDS encoding NADH-quinone oxidoreductase subunit I: MSEYSMEQARDLTLLERWYVRELLRGLVVTGYRFWRNLSLHAMHAVGLAKNRKAAITVQYPEQHKRYPDNYRGSHRLTLKTDGSVRCTACFLCATACPANCIYIEAGQHPDPTVEKFPLRYEIDTLRCIYCGMCVEACPCDAIRMDTYVHPKIWGYNRADFIEPKEVLMGRSKRLAEGGRDALLEDLLAGYRDAEKAAY; the protein is encoded by the coding sequence ATGTCCGAATACTCTATGGAACAAGCAAGAGACTTAACTCTGCTCGAACGCTGGTACGTTCGGGAACTCCTCCGCGGACTGGTGGTGACCGGCTATCGCTTCTGGCGCAACCTGTCGTTGCACGCGATGCACGCGGTTGGTCTTGCGAAAAATCGCAAGGCGGCGATCACCGTGCAATATCCCGAGCAACACAAGCGCTACCCGGACAACTACCGCGGCAGTCACCGGCTTACGCTCAAGACCGACGGTTCGGTGCGCTGCACCGCCTGCTTCCTGTGCGCGACCGCGTGCCCGGCCAATTGCATCTACATCGAAGCCGGCCAACATCCTGACCCGACCGTGGAAAAGTTTCCCCTGCGCTACGAGATCGACACGCTGCGCTGCATCTACTGTGGCATGTGCGTCGAAGCCTGCCCGTGCGACGCGATTCGGATGGACACCTACGTTCATCCGAAGATCTGGGGCTACAATCGTGCCGACTTCATCGAACCGAAAGAGGTGCTGATGGGTCGCTCGAAGAGGCTCGCTGAAGGTGGCCGCGACGCTCTGCTGGAGGATCTCCTCGCCGGCTACCGAGACGCCGAGAAGGCCGCGTACTAG
- a CDS encoding DUF3501 family protein, translating to MEPIRLDQVIGLDRYERERDEFRRRIIALKKHRRVSVGEDITFVFENRDTVFFQIQEMLRAERITDLDKVREELDCYNELIPHPGELSSTMLIEITEQEHIRERLVRLHGIEEAVRFEIGDVGVKGEFEAGRSKEDKLSAVQYVRFAFDAAARQRFVSGRDSVRLVVDHPHYQAATLLDDVVRRALADDFADGRTA from the coding sequence ATGGAACCGATCCGTCTCGACCAAGTCATCGGCCTCGATCGATACGAACGCGAACGCGACGAGTTTCGTCGCCGCATTATCGCGTTGAAGAAGCATCGCCGCGTGAGCGTGGGCGAGGACATTACGTTCGTCTTCGAGAATCGGGATACGGTCTTTTTCCAGATTCAAGAGATGCTGCGCGCCGAACGCATCACCGATCTCGACAAGGTGCGCGAGGAACTGGACTGCTACAATGAACTCATCCCGCACCCCGGTGAACTGAGCAGCACGATGTTGATCGAGATCACTGAGCAGGAGCACATTCGCGAGCGATTGGTGCGCCTTCACGGCATCGAAGAGGCCGTGCGGTTCGAGATCGGCGACGTCGGCGTCAAGGGTGAGTTCGAGGCCGGCCGTAGCAAAGAAGACAAATTGAGCGCGGTGCAGTACGTGCGCTTCGCGTTCGACGCGGCTGCGCGCCAACGGTTTGTGAGTGGCCGCGATTCCGTTCGATTGGTTGTGGATCATCCCCACTATCAAGCGGCGACACTCCTTGATGACGTCGTGCGCCGCGCGTTAGCGGACGATTTCGCCGACGGCCGCACAGCATGA
- a CDS encoding 4Fe-4S dicluster domain-containing protein — MKQIIVHQEKCTACRECEVACSFAHEGAFVPALSRIRVNDFYEEQFYLPMTCVHCADAPCATVCPTVAIQKEPDGQILIHEDRCIGCKMCLLACPFGVMSFHPEVGVAQNCDLCRNVPEGPQCVQFCVPQALEYAEIETTATAKQKIYAATIQQSLTTPASH, encoded by the coding sequence ATGAAGCAGATCATCGTCCACCAAGAGAAGTGTACTGCGTGTCGCGAGTGTGAGGTGGCCTGCTCGTTCGCCCATGAAGGTGCATTCGTTCCCGCCTTGTCGCGCATCCGCGTGAATGACTTCTACGAGGAGCAGTTCTACCTGCCGATGACGTGTGTCCACTGCGCCGATGCGCCGTGCGCCACCGTCTGTCCAACGGTTGCGATCCAAAAGGAACCCGACGGCCAGATCTTGATTCATGAAGACCGTTGCATCGGCTGCAAGATGTGTCTGCTGGCGTGCCCGTTTGGCGTGATGAGCTTTCATCCCGAGGTCGGCGTCGCGCAGAATTGCGACCTCTGCCGCAACGTTCCCGAAGGCCCCCAGTGCGTGCAGTTCTGCGTTCCACAAGCGCTCGAGTATGCCGAGATCGAGACCACGGCCACCGCGAAACAAAAGATCTACGCTGCCACGATTCAACAATCCCTCACCACGCCGGCGTCCCACTGA
- the lipA gene encoding lipoyl synthase, which yields MSVTEASVVRRRHPDWIKVRAPGGEVFHDTKRTVRELRLHTVCEEAHCPNIGECWSHRTATFMLMGDVCTRNCGFCAVTHGRPTTLDPDEPMRVAEGVARLGLRHVVVTSVDRDDLVDGGAGHFAATVGAIKDLVPSCKVEVLVPDFQGDLAAVETVVDSPIDVFNHNTETVPRLYKRARAGARYERTLGVLRQARDRRADLITKTGLMLGLGEEGAELRRVFADLQAVDCNILTLGQYLRPTASHLPVERYLPPDEFVALRAEALQFGFRHVESGPLVRSSYHAWEHVL from the coding sequence GGATCAAAGTGCGCGCGCCTGGCGGCGAGGTGTTTCACGATACCAAGCGGACCGTGCGCGAACTGCGGCTGCACACCGTCTGCGAAGAGGCGCACTGTCCGAACATCGGCGAGTGCTGGAGCCATCGCACGGCGACCTTCATGCTCATGGGCGACGTTTGCACGCGTAACTGCGGCTTCTGCGCGGTGACGCACGGCCGCCCGACGACGCTCGACCCCGATGAGCCGATGCGCGTCGCTGAAGGGGTCGCGCGGCTCGGTTTGCGGCACGTGGTGGTAACCTCCGTCGATCGCGATGATCTGGTGGACGGCGGCGCAGGGCACTTCGCGGCCACGGTTGGCGCCATCAAGGATCTGGTACCGAGCTGTAAGGTGGAAGTCTTGGTCCCCGACTTCCAGGGGGATCTGGCGGCGGTCGAGACAGTGGTCGACTCACCGATCGACGTGTTCAACCACAACACCGAGACAGTGCCGCGGCTCTACAAGCGCGCACGCGCTGGCGCGCGGTACGAGCGCACGTTGGGCGTATTGCGCCAAGCGCGTGACCGGCGTGCCGATCTGATCACGAAGACAGGACTGATGCTCGGTTTGGGTGAAGAGGGTGCCGAACTGCGGCGTGTCTTTGCCGACCTGCAAGCGGTCGACTGCAACATTCTTACCCTCGGCCAGTATCTACGCCCGACCGCGAGTCACTTGCCGGTCGAACGATATCTGCCGCCCGATGAATTCGTCGCGCTGCGCGCTGAAGCGCTCCAATTCGGCTTCCGGCACGTCGAATCTGGGCCGCTGGTGCGCAGCTCCTATCACGCCTGGGAACACGTCTTGTAG
- the purF gene encoding amidophosphoribosyltransferase — translation MTTGLRHECGVFGVFGLPAAARLTYLGLHALQHRGQESSGMVVGDGARWQRHVGMGLVDQVYDETIVSGLSGDVAIGHNRYSTSGTSTLDNAQPLANGEGSELVAVCHNGNLLNPEELAPALPHGTSDTRVFAQALRAIDRRDWTSAVVEVLGRAVGAFSLLMVHGRALYAVRDRYGFRPLVLGTLGDGWVVGSESCAFDLVGAQVRREIAPGELVCITDAGIESRHIGHAEASPCVFEWIYFSRPDSVVFGRSVGEVRVALGRELAREAPADADCVVAVPDSGNFAAQGFAEEAGLPLVHGLIRNHYVGRTFIEPEQETRALRARLKYNIYGPAIRGQRVVLVDDSLVRGTTTRALAALLRDAGARAVHMRISAPPLRHECFFGVDIPDERLLIAVGRDEQEIARVLGVDSVGYLSLPGVMRAAQPDGRVCHGCFSGQYPLHVGAGNSLGVPQ, via the coding sequence ATGACTACGGGCTTGCGCCACGAGTGCGGTGTCTTCGGCGTCTTCGGCCTGCCCGCGGCCGCGCGGCTCACGTATCTCGGCCTGCATGCGCTTCAGCATCGCGGTCAGGAGTCGTCCGGCATGGTGGTAGGTGACGGTGCGCGCTGGCAGCGTCACGTCGGCATGGGCCTCGTGGATCAGGTCTACGACGAGACCATCGTCAGCGGACTCTCTGGCGACGTCGCGATCGGCCACAACCGCTACTCCACCAGCGGCACCTCGACCCTCGACAACGCGCAGCCGCTCGCGAATGGTGAGGGGTCAGAGCTGGTCGCCGTCTGTCACAACGGCAATCTGCTCAATCCTGAAGAGCTGGCGCCGGCGTTGCCGCACGGCACATCCGACACGCGCGTGTTTGCACAAGCGCTCCGCGCGATCGATCGACGGGACTGGACGAGCGCGGTGGTCGAGGTTCTTGGCCGCGCCGTCGGCGCGTTCTCGCTGCTGATGGTTCACGGGCGAGCGTTGTATGCTGTGCGCGATCGATACGGGTTTCGACCGCTGGTGTTGGGCACGCTAGGCGACGGTTGGGTCGTCGGCTCGGAGTCGTGTGCCTTCGACTTAGTCGGGGCACAGGTGCGCCGCGAGATCGCGCCGGGCGAACTCGTATGCATCACCGATGCGGGGATCGAGAGTCGCCACATCGGTCATGCCGAGGCGAGTCCGTGCGTCTTCGAATGGATCTACTTCTCGCGACCCGACAGCGTCGTCTTCGGCCGCAGCGTAGGCGAAGTGCGAGTGGCTCTCGGGCGGGAATTGGCGCGCGAGGCGCCAGCAGACGCGGACTGCGTCGTTGCCGTGCCGGACTCCGGGAATTTCGCGGCCCAGGGCTTTGCAGAGGAAGCCGGCCTGCCGTTGGTGCATGGACTGATTCGCAATCACTACGTCGGCCGTACCTTCATCGAACCCGAACAAGAGACGCGCGCCCTGCGCGCACGCCTGAAGTACAACATCTACGGCCCGGCCATTCGCGGTCAGCGGGTCGTACTCGTCGATGATTCGCTGGTGCGCGGTACCACGACGCGCGCCCTCGCGGCGCTGTTGCGTGACGCGGGAGCACGCGCCGTCCACATGCGAATCAGCGCGCCGCCGCTGCGCCACGAGTGCTTCTTCGGCGTCGACATTCCCGACGAGCGGCTCCTTATTGCCGTCGGCCGTGACGAGCAGGAGATCGCGCGTGTCCTCGGTGTTGACTCAGTCGGCTATCTGTCGCTGCCCGGGGTGATGCGGGCGGCCCAGCCGGATGGCCGCGTCTGCCACGGCTGTTTCTCCGGGCAGTATCCGCTCCACGTTGGTGCCGGAAACTCCCTTGGAGTCCCACAGTGA
- a CDS encoding LON peptidase substrate-binding domain-containing protein, whose product MDLPRLIPIFPLPNVVLFPGVPLPLHIFEPRYREMVRDARVSDQVIGMTLLRGDWQKDYHGTPPIFLTGCAGRMVSAEALPDGRFNILLHGIREFSIVRETGDKMYRQAEIVWRPSVLGATIGSERRRYLSTLLDRFLMSQPETPARKLLRDPSLSDELLVNFFCYALELAPLEKQGLLEMTSLDARAGALGEVLEFRLEELRLAGRAPLGNDRCH is encoded by the coding sequence ATGGACTTGCCGCGGCTGATTCCAATCTTTCCGCTGCCCAATGTCGTGCTGTTTCCCGGCGTGCCACTACCGTTGCACATCTTCGAGCCGCGCTATCGGGAGATGGTCCGTGATGCCCGCGTGAGCGATCAGGTGATCGGCATGACATTGCTTCGTGGCGACTGGCAAAAGGACTACCACGGCACTCCACCGATCTTCTTGACGGGTTGCGCTGGTCGAATGGTCAGCGCCGAAGCGCTCCCCGACGGTCGCTTCAACATTCTGTTGCACGGGATCCGCGAGTTCAGCATTGTGCGGGAGACTGGCGATAAAATGTATCGCCAGGCCGAGATCGTGTGGCGTCCGTCGGTGTTGGGGGCGACCATCGGCAGCGAGCGCCGCCGCTACCTGTCGACGCTTCTCGATCGCTTCCTGATGAGCCAACCGGAGACTCCGGCTCGCAAGCTGTTGCGGGATCCCTCGCTCTCGGACGAATTGCTGGTCAACTTCTTCTGCTACGCGCTCGAGCTAGCGCCCCTGGAGAAGCAGGGGCTGCTGGAAATGACGTCTCTCGATGCGCGCGCTGGCGCGCTGGGCGAGGTGCTCGAATTTCGCCTCGAAGAGTTGCGCCTCGCCGGCCGCGCTCCGCTCGGGAATGATCGTTGCCACTGA
- a CDS encoding glutathione S-transferase family protein: MIKLYDHPDCPFAQKVRVVLAEKELEFERVFVDLRAGEQRTPEFLKLNPYGKVPVLVDEELVVYDSTIINEYLEDEYPHPPLMPSDSAGRGRVRTLEDYCDNSFLPVATLVLTELAKGEGERDNEKLKRYQAELARALIRLEGALDGKEFLAGEFSLADVAFAPRVLILPQLGVELDPRLRQVPAWIERLRQRPSVQVLEA; this comes from the coding sequence ATGATCAAATTGTATGACCATCCGGATTGTCCGTTTGCTCAGAAGGTCCGGGTGGTGCTGGCCGAGAAGGAATTGGAATTTGAGCGGGTGTTCGTCGATCTGCGAGCGGGCGAGCAGCGCACCCCCGAGTTTCTCAAGCTGAACCCCTACGGCAAGGTACCGGTGCTCGTCGATGAGGAGTTGGTCGTCTACGATTCGACGATCATCAACGAATATTTGGAGGACGAGTATCCCCACCCGCCGCTGATGCCGTCGGATTCCGCCGGTCGGGGGCGCGTGCGCACTCTCGAAGACTATTGCGACAATTCCTTTCTGCCAGTGGCGACACTGGTGTTGACCGAATTGGCCAAGGGCGAGGGCGAGCGCGACAACGAGAAGCTGAAGCGGTACCAAGCCGAATTGGCGCGCGCGCTCATCCGCTTGGAAGGCGCGCTCGATGGCAAGGAGTTTCTAGCGGGAGAGTTTTCACTCGCCGATGTCGCCTTCGCGCCGCGGGTATTGATCCTGCCCCAGCTGGGGGTCGAGCTCGATCCGCGCTTGCGTCAGGTGCCGGCGTGGATTGAGCGCCTGCGCCAACGCCCCAGCGTACAAGTACTGGAAGCGTAG
- a CDS encoding MoaD/ThiS family protein: protein MMRVRVKLHAALRKHLKADQWDGFDVELREGATVGDVIAQLGIPPKHAGMLVSGDEYLEVTSVLQDGQELNVFPPMAGGTSDGIRARGALTQRLGGGGVDHGSTDERIARCRRERWRTNR from the coding sequence ATGATGCGAGTGCGAGTGAAATTGCACGCGGCGTTGCGCAAGCATCTGAAGGCCGATCAGTGGGACGGCTTCGATGTCGAGTTGCGTGAAGGGGCCACTGTCGGCGACGTGATCGCCCAGCTCGGCATTCCGCCCAAACACGCCGGAATGCTGGTATCGGGTGACGAGTATCTGGAAGTGACTTCGGTGCTACAGGACGGGCAGGAGTTGAATGTGTTTCCACCGATGGCTGGTGGAACGTCCGATGGGATACGGGCACGCGGAGCGCTGACACAACGCTTGGGCGGAGGAGGGGTGGATCATGGCAGTACAGACGAACGAATTGCGAGATGTCGGCGCGAAAGATGGCGCACGAACAGGTGA